A window of the Limanda limanda chromosome 8, fLimLim1.1, whole genome shotgun sequence genome harbors these coding sequences:
- the dnaaf4 gene encoding dynein assembly factor 4, axonemal — MPLLVSDHSWTQTDSTVHIHVPLKGAKAEKVDIVSTDEYIKVHYPPYLFEAFLLEPVDDDRSSAKVGNGVAILNLMKRNKTVWNHLTINTDDKDLKKEIRERALLKYQEKLSSESTSKKVKQQAEKKYALETMMKLEQEARAGIQKTKDAERERTTAELEAWQLRQRREAEEEEELRRQRHDLKALSGKQETRRNVESGQSGKEVKPQKKPADVPAPRRTGNIQVAFTPRVFPTALRESRVEEEEEWLRKQAEGRRALNPDVDELQDLKEEDRNPDFLKDKGDKYFAAGDFLSAVNVYNLAIRLNRQMPALFSNRAACHLKLRNLHKALEDSSKALDLLTPPVAANAAARTRAHVRRGSAFCQLELYAEGLQDYQAALKIDPHNQALQDDTQRIRDVVQGTETLSDTD, encoded by the exons ATGCCTCTGCTGGTGTCCGATCACTCCTGGACTCAGACGGACTCGACTGTTCATATCCACGTTCCTCTGAAGGGAGCGAAAGCTGAGAAGGTGGACATCGTCTCCACAGACGAATACATCAAG GTGCATTACCCACCGTATCTGTTTGAAGCCTTCCTGCTGGAACCTGTGGACGATGACAGGAGCTCAGCGAAGGTGGGAAACGGAGTCGCCATCCTCAACctgatgaagagaaacaagacgGTTTGGAATCATCTGACGATAAACACAG ATGATAAAGACCTAAAGAAGGAGATCAGGGAACGAGCTCTGTTGAAATACCAGGAGAAGCTTTCCTCAGAGTCCACATCCAAGAAAGTGAAGCAGCAAGCGGAGAAGAAATATGCACTGGAGACGATGATGAAG CTTGAACAGGAGGCAAGAGCCGGCATCCAGAAGACGAAGGACGCCGAGCGAGAGAGGACCACCGCAGAGCTGGAGGCGTGGCAGCTGAGACAGAGACGagaagctgaggaagaagaagagctcCGGCGTCAGAGACACGATCTGAAGGCTCTGAGTGGGAAGCAAGAAACCAGAAGGAACGTTGAATCAG gTCAAAGTGGGAAAGAAGTGAAGCCTCAGAAGAAACCAGCGGACGTTCCTGCTCCGAGACGCACGGGGAACATTCAGGTGGCGTTCACCCCTCGAGTGTTTCCTACAGCCCTCAGGGAGTCcagggtggaagaggaggaagag TGGCTCAGGAAACAAGCTGAAGGCCGACGTGCGTTAAATCCAGATGTTGACGAGCTGCAGGacctgaaggaggaggacaggaaccCGGACTTCCTCAAGGACAAGGGAGA TAAGTATTTTGCGGCCGGGGACTTCCTGAGTGCAGTGAACGTCTACAACCTGGCCATCCGGCTCAACAGGCAGATGCCGGCGCTGTTTTCAAACCGAGCCGCGTGTCATCTGAAGCTCAGGAATCTGCACAAGGCCCTCGAGGATTCCTCCAAG GCTCTGGATCTGTTGACTCCACCGGTCGCTGCCAACGCTGCTGCCAGGACCCGAGCCCACGTGCGCCGGGGCTCAGCCTTCTGTCAGCTAGAGCTCTACGCCGAAG GACTTCAGGACTACCAGGCTGCTCTGAAGATCGACCCTCACAACCAGGCGCTGCAGGACGACACACAGAGAATACGAGACGTCGTTCAGGGAACTGAGACGCTGTCAGATACAGATTAA
- the LOC133009355 gene encoding aminopeptidase N-like has protein sequence MGKGFYISKAVGVGGVVLGAGALATIIALSVVYSQEKAKNNDNQVSPTVGPTVGPTVGPTVGPTSSKPEMTTVPSNEAWDKYRLPKSLVPEHYNVLLWPRLMEDPITGLFIFTGESTVKFQCTEDTDVIIIHSNKLNYTTLENGQWANLTAVNSGVKAPAIKSSWPQPVTQYLVLQLDGKLMKDQWYHLYTAFTGELADDLGGFYRSVYMENGQRKVVATTQMQPTDARKAFPCFDEPAMKATFNITLIHDPETVALSNGAQRDSKAVIIDGKNLKQTDFEQTEKMSTYLLAFIVSEFTFISNTVDDVLIRIFARKPAIDAGQGAYALNKTGPILKFFEGYYNSSYPLPKSDQIALPDFNAGAMENWGLITYRETALLYDEGVSSNSNKERIATIIAHELAHMWFGNLVTLRWWNDLWLNEGFASYVEYLGANVAEPDWSINDLIVLNDVHRVFAIDALASSHPLSAKAEDIQRPEQISELFDAISYSKGAAVLRMLSNFLTEEIFVRGLRTYLKEYAFGNAVYNDLIYHLQMAVNATGTDLPKSVQGIMDTWVLQMGFPVVTINTTSGDVSQKHFLLDPDSEVTTPSPFNYEWIVPIKWAKKDTPQIPYWLEQKWATNNAMKTTGDEWVLANLDVVGYYRVNYDDSNWDKLLNALNTNHKLIRVINRAQLVDDAFNLARAKIIPTVRALSTTKYLNQERDYMPWQSALSNLNFFYLMFDRSEVYGPMQDYLRKQVVPLFNYYKGLTNNWSKVPTGHFDQYNQVNAISQACKTGYEECQTLVKGLFKQWMDSKVNRIHPNLRTTVYCNAIAAGGAIEWDFAWMEFQNATIAGEAEKLRSALACTKQTWLLQRYLEYTLDPDKIRKQDATSTIVYIANNVVGQPLAWDFVRDRWSYIFNQYGGGSFSFSNLINGVTKRFSTDFELKQLQQFKADNSEVGFGSGTLAVDQSIERTIGNIKWIAENKQNVLNWFLAETKP, from the exons ATGGGGAAAGGTTTCTACATTAGTAAAGctgttggggtggggggggtcgtCCTGGGTGCAGGGGCCCTGGCAACCATCATAGCTCTGTCTGTCGTCTACTCGCAGGAAAAGGCTAAAAATAACGACAATCAGGTTTCACCGACAGTCGGACCGACTGTCGGGCCGACTGTCGGACCGACTGTTGGACCAACGTCGTCCAAGCCTGAAATGACGACTGTCCCGTCCAACGAAGCCTGGGACAAGTACCGGCTCCCCAAGAGCCTGGTGCCGGAGCACTACAACGTCCTGCTGTGGCCCCGGCTGATGGAAGACCCCATCACTGGACTCTTCATCTTCACTG GTGAGTCCACTGTGAAGTTTCAGTGCACCGAGGACACAGACGTGATTATCATCCACTCCAATAAGCTGAACTACACCACACTTGAGAATGGCCAGTGGGCGAACCTTACCGCGGTCAACAGTGGCGTCAAGGCCCCGGCGATCAAGTCTTCGTGGCCGCAGCCTGTGACTCAGTACCTGGTCCTGCAGCTGGACGGGAAACTCATGAAGGACCAATGGTACCACCTGTACACCGCCTTCACTGGGGAGCTGGCTGATGACCTGGGAGGATTCTACCGGAGCGTGTACATGGAGAATGGACAGCGCAA GGTTGTTGCGACCACTCAGATGCAGCCGACAGACGCCAGAAAGGCTTTCCCTTGTTTTGACGAGCCGGCTATGAAAGCTACTTTCAACATCACTCTGATCCACGACCCTGAAACAGTCGCCTTGTCCAACGGGGCACAAAGAG ACTCAAAGGCCGTCATCATTGATGGCAAGAATCTGAAGCAGACAGATTTTGAGCAGACTGAGAAAATGTCCACCTACCTGCTGGCCTTCATCGTCAGCGAGTTCACCTTCATCAGCAACACCGTTGATGACGTTTTG ATCCGTATCTTCGCCCGGAAGCCTGCTATCGATGCAGGACAAGGCGCTTACGCCCTCAACAAAACTGGACCCATCCTTAAGTTCTTTGAGGGATATTACAATTCCAGTTACCCTCTGCCCAAATCTG ATCAAATCGCTCTGCCAGACTTCAACGCTGGAGCCATGGAGAACTGGGGTCTGATCACGTACAGAGAGACGGCGCTGCTCTACGATGAAGGAGTCTCTTCCAACTCCAACAAGGAGAGGATTGCTACCATCATTGCTCATGAACTTGCTCACATG TGGTTTGGTAATCTGGTGACCCTGAGGTGGTGGAATGACTTGTGGCTGAATGAAGGCTTTGCATCTTATGTTGAGTACCTGGGAGCAAACGTGGCCGAACCAGACTGGAGCATA AATGACCTCATCGTGCTCAACGATGTCCACAGGGTGTTTGCCATCGATGCTCTGGCCTCTTCTCACCCGCTGTCGGCCAAAGCAGAAGACATCCAGAGACCAGAGCAGATCAGCGAGCTGTTCGATGCCATCTCGTACAGCAAG GGAGCTGCTGTTCTGAGAATGCTGTCGAATTTCCTCACTGAAGAAATCTTCGTAAGGGGACTCAGG ACCTACCTGAAGGAATATGCATTTGGGAATGCAGTTTACAACGACCTGATTTACCATTTGCAAATG GCCGTTAACGCCACTGGCACTGATCTGCCAAAAAGTGTCCAGGGCATCATGGACACCTGGGTGCTGCAGATGGGTTTCCCTGTGGTCACCATAAACACCACCAGTGGGGACGTCTCCCAGAAGCACTTTCTCCTGGATCCAGACTCTGAAGTCACAACTCCGTCTCCCTTCAA TTACGAATGGATTGTTCCAATCAAGTGGGCTAAGAAGGACACACCCCAGATACCTTATTGGCTGGAGCAAAAATGGG CAACAAACAATGCGATGAAGACGACAGGAGATGAGTGGGTGCTGGCCAACCTCGATGTGGTGGGTTACTACAGAGTCAACTATGACGACAGCAACTGGGACAAGCTGCTAAACGCTCTGAACACCAATCATAAG CTTATTCGAGTGATCAACAGAGCTCAGCTGGTGGACGATGCTTTTAACTTGGCGAG AGCAAAGATCATCCCGACAGTCCGCGCCCTCAGTACGACCAAGTAcctgaaccaggagagagacTACATGCCCTGGCAATCGGCTCTGTCAAACCTGAACTTCTTTTACCTCATGTTTGACCGCAGCGAGGTCTACGGCCCCATGCAG GATTATCTGAGGAAGCAGGTCGTCCCTCTGTTTAATTACTACAAGGGGTTGACTAATAACTGGTCTAAAGTACCGACTGGACACTTTGACCA GTACAATCAGGTGAATGCCATCAGCCAGGCGTGTAAGACGGGCTATGAGGAATGTCAAACCCTGGTGAAGGGATTGTTCAAACAATGGATGGACTCCAAGGTTAACCG GATCCACCCCAACCTACGTACCACGGTGTACTGCAATGCCATCGCAGCAGGTGGCGCTATAGAGTGGGACTTTGCTTGGATGGAGTTTCAGAACGCCACCATCGCTGGTGAAGCTGAAAAACTGCGCTCGGCTCTGGCTTGCACAAAACAAACCTGGCTGCTCCAAAG GTACCTGGAGTACACTCTGGATCCAGACAAGATCCGAAAGCAGGACGCCACCTCCACTATCGTCTACATCGCCAACAACGTGGTTGGTCAGCCTCTGGCGTGGGACTTTGTCAGGGACCGGTGGTCGTACATTTTCAATCA GTACGGTGGTGGATCGTTCTCCTTCTCCAACCTCATCAATGGCGTCACAAAACGCTTCTCCACTGACTTTGAGCTGAAACAG ctgcagcagttCAAGGCCGATAACTCAGAGGTGGGTTTCGGCTCCGGCACCCTGGCGGTGGACCAGTCCATCGAGAGAACCATCGGCAACATCAAATGGATCGCGGAGAACAAGCAGAACGTCCTGAACTGGTTCTTGGCTGAAACAAAGCCCTGA